AGTAATCAAGAGGATTTGAAACAGGCGAGAAGACGATTTGTCTATGAGGAGTTTCTTTCATTTCAATTGAAAATGTTGGGATTACGAAAATTCGAACGGGAACATTCACCTGGCTTAGAACAAAAATACGATCTTCCAAAGTTAAAAAACTTTATTGACAGTCTCCCATTTCCACTCACAAATGCACAAAAAAAGGTCGTAAATGAAATCTTGTCAGATCTGAAATCACCGTATAGAATGAATCGGCTTCTCCAAGGGGATGTGGGCTCCGGCAAAACAGTCGTCGCTGCGATTGGGCTTTATGCAAGCTATACTGCGGGATATCAAGGTGCATTAATGGTTCCCACGGAAATCCTAGCTGAACAACATGTAGAATCTTTAAAGATTCTATTGGAACCATTTCAGATAAGGTGTGAACTGTTAACTAGCTCCGTAAAGGGAAAAAAGAGGAAGGAAATTCTGCGTGGTCTTGCACAAGGTGATATCGACATATTAATTGGCACACACGCACTTATTCAAAATGAAGTTATATTTAGTAAGCTTGGCTTTGTGATAACAGATGAACAGCATCGTTTTGGGGTTGAACAGCGCAGGGTTTTGAGAGAAAAGGGTGAAAATCCCGATGTCTTGTTTATGACGGCAACACCTATTCCGCGTACTCTTGCTATTACTGTATTCGGTGAAATGGATGTATCTATTATTGACGAAATGCCAGCAGGTAGAAAAACAATCGAAACCTATTGGGCTAAGGAAGAGATGTTGGACCGGGTCCTAGGATTTTTAGAAAAAGAATTAGTAAAAGGACAACAGGCATATGTGATCTGTCCTCTTATAGAGGAATCTGAAAAACTAGATGTGCAAAATGCCATAGATGTACATAGTACTTTAACCCATTATTTCCAAAGTCGTTATAAGGTTGGGTTAATGCATGGACGTCTAGGGGCTGAGGAAAAAGAGAACGTTATGAAGGCTTTTAGTGGGAATGATGTACAAGTGCTTGTCTCTACTACCGTTGTTGAAGTAGGGGTTAACGTTCCAAATGCGACAATGATGGTTATATATGACGCAGAAAGATTTGGTCTTTCGCAGTTGCATCAGCTAAGAGGTCGTGTTGGACGAGGGAGTGAACAGTCATATTGTATACTTCTTGCGGATCCAAAATCAGATGTTGGTAAAGAAAGAATGAGAATTATGACTGAAACAAATGACGGCTTTGTTCTAAGTGAAAAGGATTTAGAACTTAGAGGTCCAGGGGATTTTTTTGGAAAAAAACAGAGTGGAATGCCAGAGTTTAAGGTAGCAGATATGGTCCATGATTTTCGAGCCCTTGAAACGGCAAGGAATGATGCAGCTCAGTTAATCCAATCCAAGGTTTTTTGGACATCTGATGAATTTAAACACTTAAGGGAAGAACTTGAAAAAACCGGGGTTTTTGAAGGCGAAAAGCTTGATTAGTTATTATATCATGGGCTTTATAGAATCAACAGAATAGCTTAATAAAGCCTCAAATAGTATAAAAGGCAGGTTCTTTCTATAAATTATTTCTTGCAATCTGCTATTTCAAATTTTATACTACTATTAGTACCTAGTCATAAGATCTCGGGTGGTGACTTTTATGAAGATAAATAAGCGGGAACGACAAAAGTTGTTAACCTCGACTATAAAGGAAAATTTATTTATAACTGATGAAGATCTGGCTGAAAAATTTTCTGTTAGCGTACAAACGATTCGGCTTGATCGGCTTGAGCTATCCATTCCGGAATTACGTGAACGTATCAGAAATGCGGCAGAAACACGATTTGATGATGCAGTCAGATCTTTACCTATTGAGGAAATAATCGGTGAAATTATTGATATAGATTTAGATCACAACGCCATATCCATTTTTGATGTCAAACAGGAGCATGTGTTTAAGCGAAATAAAATAGCTCGGGGACATCATGTTTTTGCCCAAGCTAATTCCCTTGCAATGGCCGTTATTAACGATGAACTAGCGTTAACGGCAAAAGCAAATATTCAATTTAAACGATCGGTCAAACAAAATGAACGTGTTATAGCAAAGGCAAAAGTGGAGAAAATTGATAAAGAAAGTGGCAGAACTTTTGTTGAAGTAAATAGTTATGTAAATAATGAGTTGGTGTTTACTGGCGAATTTGATATGTATCGTTCAAAATTGAACTAAAGGATGAGGAAATATGAAAATTGCGATCGATGCAATGGGCGGTGACAATGCCCCGAGGGAAATGGTCCTTGGAGCTATGAAAGCCGTTGAAGAATATCATGATATACATATTACCCTTGTTGGAGACGAAAATAAGATAAATGATCATTTGAAACAACATGATCGTATTCATATATTGCACACAGACGAAGTTATTCTTGGAACAGATGAACCTGTTCGAGCTGTTCGCCGTAAAAAAAATGCTTCAATGGTCCTTGCTGCACAACAGGTTGCTGATGGTAATGCTGACGCATGTATTTCCGCTGGGAATACTGGTGCCTTAATGGCGTCTGGCCTTTTTGTAGTTGGAAGGATCGACGGAATTGATCGTCCAGCCTTGGCACCAACTCTTCCAACAATTGGTGGAGAAGGTTTCTTACTTCTAGATGTTGGTGCAAACGTTGATGCACGACCTGAACATTTATTGCAATTTGCGATTATGGGATCTATCTACAGCGAAAAGGTAAGAGGCATTGATCGACCAAGGGTAGGGCTTTTAAATATTGGAACGGAAGAAAAAAAAGGTAATGAATTAACAAAACAAACGTTTGAACTTTTAAAAAATGCTGACCTAAACTTTGTCGGTAATGTTGAGGCGAGAGATTTACTTGATGGTGTTGCCGATGTCGTTGTAACAGATGGATTTACGGGGAACATGGTATTAAAAACAGTTGAAGGTACAGCATCGTCAGTATTTAAAATGTTAAAAACAGCCTTAATGAGCAGCATGAAAAGTAAGTTGGCTGCAGCCGTTTTAAAGCCGGAATTTAAGAAGCTAAAAAACACAATGGATTACTCAGAATATGGTGGAGCTGGGTTGTTTGGTTTGAAGGCTCCAGTGATTAAAGTACATGGATCCTCTAATGCACAATCCTTGTTCAGTGCTATCCGGCAAACAAGAGAAATGGTTGAAAAAGATGTAACAGGTCTTATAAAGAAAACGATAGAAAAATAATTTGTCCAAATAGAGGTGTCTAATAATATGGGTAAAATCGCATTTTTATTTCCGGGACAAGGTTCCCAGACAGTTGGGATGGGTAAACAACTAGCCGATCAGCATTCGGCGGTACAGGCTTTTTTTGAGAAAGCAGATGAAACATTAAAAAGTCCACTTAGTAAATTAATTTTTGAAGGCCCACAGGAAGAGCTAACTTTAACCGTGAATGCCCAACCTGCCCTTTTAACCACGAGTATTGCCATCTTAGAATTCTTCCGTAAATCTGGCATTAAGCCTGACTATGTAGCAGGTCATAGCCTTGGGGAATATACGGCTCTTGTTGCTGCAGGTACCTTCACTTTTGAAGAAGGGGTGTATGCTGTTCGCAAAAGAGGCGAATTTATGGAGAGCGCTGTTCCAAATGGCGAAGGAACGATGGCTGCGGTATTGGGGCTTGATCGTACAATTCTTTCCAATGTTACCGAAGAAATAACGCAATCAGGATTTCCAGTCCAGCTTGCGAATTTAAACTGTCCTGGACAGATTGTGATTTCTGGCTCTAGAAAAGGTGTTGAAGCTGCGGGAGTAAAAGCAAAAGAAGCGGGTGCAAAACGCGTGATTCCACTTGATGTAAGTGGACCATTTCATTCCTCATTAATGAAACCAGCAGCAGCTCAATTACAGGCTATTTTAGACGGAATTGACATGAAGGATGCACAAACTCCCGTTATTGCAAATGTTACAGCTGAACCGATAAACGACGCTTCTGTTATTAAGGAAAAATTGATTGAACAGCTATACTCTCCAGTTCTTTGGGAAGACTCTGTTCAAAAAATGATCGATCTTGGTGTGGATACTTTTATTGAAGTAGGCCCTGGTAAAGTTCTTTCAGGATTGGTAAAAAAAGTAAATCGAGCTGTAAAGGCATTTTCAGTCTCTGATGAAGAAAGCGCCCAAGCAGTAATCGATGCTTTAAAGGAGGAAGCACTATGAATTTAGAGGGTAAATCTGCACTCGTAACAGGTGCATCAAGAGGAATAGGCCGAGAAATTGCTCTTGAGCTTGCTAGACAGGGAGCAAATGTAGCAGTTAATTTTGCTGGTAATGAAGCAAAAGCAAATGAAGTGGTCGATGAAATAAAAGCACTTGGAAGAGACGCATTTTCCGTTAAATGTGATGTTTCAAATGCAGATGAAGTTTCCACAATGGTAAAAGAAACGATTGACCGTTTTGGAACACTTGATATTCTCGTTAATAATGCAGGAATTACTCGAGATAATTTATTGATGAGAATGAAGGAAGAAGAATGGGACGATGTCATTAATATTAACTTAAAGGGCGTATTCCTTTGCACAAAAGCAGTTACAAGACAGATGATGAAACAGCGGAACGGCCGTATTATTAATATTGCATCAATCGTTGGTGTTAGTGGAAATCCTGGACAGGCAAACTATGTTGCAGCCAAAGCAGGTGTCATTGGGTTGACCAAAACAACTGCTAAGGAGCTTTCCACGCGCAATATTACTGTGAATGCAATTGCTCCAGGCTTTATTTCAACAGATATGACAGATAAGCTGACAGATGAGGTTAAAACGGAAATGCTTAAGCAGATTCCTTTAGCCCGTTTTGGGGAGCCTAAGGATATTGCTAAAGTAACGGCATTCCTTGCTTCCAGTGATAGTTCCTATATGACTGGACAGACGCTCCATATCGATGGCGGTATGGTGATGTAAATTTTTCATTTGTTTTTTTGATGAAATACTCTATAATAGCTTGAGGGGAGGTGAACAAGCATGGCAGATGTATTTGAACGTGTAACAAAGATCGTCGTTGATCGTTTAGGTGTAGACGAATCACAAGTGAAGCTTGAAGCTTCTTTTAAGGATGATCTTGGTGCTGATTCCCTTGACGTAGTTGAACTAGTAATGGAATTAGAAGATGAGTTCGATATGGAAATTTCTGACGATGATGCTGAAAATATTACAACAGTT
The Neobacillus sp. PS3-40 genome window above contains:
- the recG gene encoding ATP-dependent DNA helicase RecG; amino-acid sequence: MEQNLNQSVIALKGIGEETRIALEDMKIFTIHDLIEYFPYRYEDYRLRDLAEVKHEEKVTLEGKVHSEPSLVYYGKKKSRLTFRLLVERYLIQVVFFNQPYLKNKIIMNETITITGKWDQHRQTISANEFHNGAQVQNNNFEPVYTLKGSLTMKGIRKFISLAFHQCGHLIEETFPESLIKKYKLLNRRDAVRAMHFPSNQEDLKQARRRFVYEEFLSFQLKMLGLRKFEREHSPGLEQKYDLPKLKNFIDSLPFPLTNAQKKVVNEILSDLKSPYRMNRLLQGDVGSGKTVVAAIGLYASYTAGYQGALMVPTEILAEQHVESLKILLEPFQIRCELLTSSVKGKKRKEILRGLAQGDIDILIGTHALIQNEVIFSKLGFVITDEQHRFGVEQRRVLREKGENPDVLFMTATPIPRTLAITVFGEMDVSIIDEMPAGRKTIETYWAKEEMLDRVLGFLEKELVKGQQAYVICPLIEESEKLDVQNAIDVHSTLTHYFQSRYKVGLMHGRLGAEEKENVMKAFSGNDVQVLVSTTVVEVGVNVPNATMMVIYDAERFGLSQLHQLRGRVGRGSEQSYCILLADPKSDVGKERMRIMTETNDGFVLSEKDLELRGPGDFFGKKQSGMPEFKVADMVHDFRALETARNDAAQLIQSKVFWTSDEFKHLREELEKTGVFEGEKLD
- the fapR gene encoding transcription factor FapR; translated protein: MKINKRERQKLLTSTIKENLFITDEDLAEKFSVSVQTIRLDRLELSIPELRERIRNAAETRFDDAVRSLPIEEIIGEIIDIDLDHNAISIFDVKQEHVFKRNKIARGHHVFAQANSLAMAVINDELALTAKANIQFKRSVKQNERVIAKAKVEKIDKESGRTFVEVNSYVNNELVFTGEFDMYRSKLN
- the plsX gene encoding phosphate acyltransferase PlsX codes for the protein MKIAIDAMGGDNAPREMVLGAMKAVEEYHDIHITLVGDENKINDHLKQHDRIHILHTDEVILGTDEPVRAVRRKKNASMVLAAQQVADGNADACISAGNTGALMASGLFVVGRIDGIDRPALAPTLPTIGGEGFLLLDVGANVDARPEHLLQFAIMGSIYSEKVRGIDRPRVGLLNIGTEEKKGNELTKQTFELLKNADLNFVGNVEARDLLDGVADVVVTDGFTGNMVLKTVEGTASSVFKMLKTALMSSMKSKLAAAVLKPEFKKLKNTMDYSEYGGAGLFGLKAPVIKVHGSSNAQSLFSAIRQTREMVEKDVTGLIKKTIEK
- the fabD gene encoding ACP S-malonyltransferase; the encoded protein is MGKIAFLFPGQGSQTVGMGKQLADQHSAVQAFFEKADETLKSPLSKLIFEGPQEELTLTVNAQPALLTTSIAILEFFRKSGIKPDYVAGHSLGEYTALVAAGTFTFEEGVYAVRKRGEFMESAVPNGEGTMAAVLGLDRTILSNVTEEITQSGFPVQLANLNCPGQIVISGSRKGVEAAGVKAKEAGAKRVIPLDVSGPFHSSLMKPAAAQLQAILDGIDMKDAQTPVIANVTAEPINDASVIKEKLIEQLYSPVLWEDSVQKMIDLGVDTFIEVGPGKVLSGLVKKVNRAVKAFSVSDEESAQAVIDALKEEAL
- the fabG gene encoding 3-oxoacyl-[acyl-carrier-protein] reductase; translation: MNLEGKSALVTGASRGIGREIALELARQGANVAVNFAGNEAKANEVVDEIKALGRDAFSVKCDVSNADEVSTMVKETIDRFGTLDILVNNAGITRDNLLMRMKEEEWDDVININLKGVFLCTKAVTRQMMKQRNGRIINIASIVGVSGNPGQANYVAAKAGVIGLTKTTAKELSTRNITVNAIAPGFISTDMTDKLTDEVKTEMLKQIPLARFGEPKDIAKVTAFLASSDSSYMTGQTLHIDGGMVM
- a CDS encoding acyl carrier protein; amino-acid sequence: MADVFERVTKIVVDRLGVDESQVKLEASFKDDLGADSLDVVELVMELEDEFDMEISDDDAENITTVGDAVNYINSIK